TTCGGCCGGGCCGAATGGAAGGCCTCGATCTCGTCGATGCGGCGCAGGTCCGGCTCGGCCGGCACGACCGCGCTCACGCCCATGCGCTCGAGGCGCTCCGGGGTGCCGGCGGCGTCCGGCCCGTCGGAAGGCGGATAAGCGCCGTAGCGGCTGAAGACCAGGACTCCGTCCCCGTGGCGGCGCCGCAGCTCCGCGACCGCGGCCGCGACGCGGCCCTCTCCCCGTATGCTCTTGGCGATGAAGGCGACGGTCCGCTCGCGCCCTTCGTGCCGGAGGACGGCGAGGAGGACCGCGGAGCTCCTCCACTGTGAGGAACCGGCGCGGCCCTCCGGCTCGAGCTGGAGGGTGAGGAGCCGCTCGCCTCCCTCCATCGTCGCCATCTGGAGCTCCGCGCGCCGGCGCTCGAGGACGCGTTCGGAGGGAGGGTCGTAGGTGAGCGGGTCGCGGATGAAGGTCTCGAGCGTCCCCGCGAGCGCGGAGTCCTCGCCGAGCACGGCGACGAGGTCGTCGGACGTCTCATAGACCGCCACGGCGGCGGTGGAGAGCGTCGCGTCGGCGCCTGCGGCCGGGCCCATGGGCGCGGGGCCGGCGGGAAGACGGAAATGGTAGGTCCCGGAGTTGTGATGGCAGAGGAGCGTGTCGGAGCGCACGAGCGCATAGCCCGTCGTGCGCTCGCGCAGGAGGCGTTCGAGCGCGCCCAGCGACGGCAGGTGCATGCTCGGCTGGGGGCTCGTGAAGAAGGCCAGATGGATGCGGGGTTCCGGAGGAACGGCCGCGGCGCCCCGGTCGTCCGGGAGGACCGGCGCGAATGCGACGGCGGCGCTCGAGAGGACGGGGGCCCCCTCCCCCGCCGCGCCTTCGGGAGAGGAGAACGAAGGATGCTCCGCGGCCGCGAAAGCCGACAGGACCGCCGCGAGCGCGGCAGCCAGCAGGAGCGCTCGTCCGGGCATCAGCGGCGGGGAAGGAAGCGGCGTTCGGGCCGGGACTTCGGACGTCCGCGGTCCTGGCGCTGGGAGCGCAGGAAGAAGGAGCGCAGTTCCTCGTCGGTGTAGAGGCCGGCCGAGCGTCCGATGAGGCGCTTGCCGCGGAAGAAGAGCAGCGTGGAGAGGGCGTCCACCCCGTAGGTCCGGCGAAGTTCCTCCTCCTTCTCGTAGCGGGCCTGGAGGAAGAGGACGTTCTGCCAGGCCGGGTCGCGCGCGAGCCGGTCGAGCATGGTCTCCTGGCGCGGGCAGACGCTGCAGTCCTCGGAGTGGAACTGGATGACCGTGTACCCGTCCTTCCCCTGCTGGGAGGAGAAGAGGGCGGAGCTGTAGGTGCCGAGCACGCCGGTCGCCCCGGCGGCCGCCGGGGCGAGCAGGAGCGCGGCGAGCAGGGTCCGCCTCATCGGCGCGGCTTCTTCCCGGGGACTTTGCGTACGGCGGGCTTGGGTGCCTTGGCGGCGGGCGTCGCGGCCGCGTTGGGGACCTCGCGCAGGGCCTCCGCATGGGACTTGAGCCGCTCCTCGACGAGGGCGTAGACGCTCCCCTTGGGGAAGCTCCCGTCCTTCCCGCGGACGCCCGCGGGCTTCCCGGTGAGGACCTCGATGCCCTGCTCGACGGTGGAGACCGTCCAGACGTGGAACTTCCCGGCGCGTGACGCCGACACGATGTCCTCGCGGAGCATGAGGCTGCGCAGGTTGCTCTCCGGGACCATGACCCCCTGGGAGCCGTCGAGGCCGAGGACCTTGCAGACGTCGAAGAAGCCCTCGATCTTCTCGTTGACCCCGCCGATGGCCTGGACCTGGCCGAGCTGGTTGACCGAGCCGGTCACGGCGATGCCCTGGCGCAGGGGGATGCCCGAGAGCGCGGAGAGCAGCGCGTAGAACTCGGTCGAGGACGCGCTGTCCCCGTCGATGCCGTCGTAGCTCTGCTCGAAGGCGAGGCGGGCGGTCAGGGAGACGGGGTGCGTCTGTCCGAAGCGGTTCTGTAGGCAGCCGGCGAGGATGAGCACGCCCTTCGAATGGATGGGGCCGCTCAGCTCGACCTCGCGCTCGATGTTCAGGATCCCCTCGCGGCCGGGGCCGACCGTCGCGGTGATGCGGCTGGGGCGCCCGAAGGAGCGGTCGCCGTAGCCGATGACGGCGAGGCCGTTGACCTGTCCGACGGCCTCCCCCCGCACGCTCATGAGCAGGGTGCCCCGCGCGATCATCTCGCGCAGGTGGGTCTCGATGAGGTTCGAGCGGTAGACCTGCTCTTCGACGGCCCGCTGCACGTGGGCGGCGCCGATGAGCTCCTTCTTGTCGCGCGCCGCCCAGTGATTGGCCTCGCGCACGACGTCGGCGAGCGAGCCGAAGTAGATGGAGAGCTTGCTCTGGTCCTCGGCGAGACGCGCCGCCTGCTCGAGGAGCTTGGCGACGGCGCCGGGCTCGAGGTGGCGGAGCTTGTCGCGGCGGCAGAGCGTCCCGAGGTAGGAGGCGAACTTGCCGACGTTGGCGTCGGTGGCGTCCATCCAGACGTCGAAGTCGGCCTTCACCTTGAAGAGCTCGGAGAACTCCTCGTCATAGGAGTGCAGGAGCGAGAAGAAGGAGCTCTGGCCGACGAGGACGACCTTCACGTCGAGCGGGATGGGCTGCGGGCGCAGGGACTTCGTCGAGACGTAGCCGAGCCGGTCGGAGAGGTCCTCGATCTCGACCTCGCCGGTGCGCAGGGCCCGCTTCAGCGCGTCCCAGCTCATCGTGTTCTTGAGGACGTCCTCGACCGGCAAAACGAGGTAGCCGCCGTTGGCCTGATGCAGCGCCCCCCCCTTGATGAGGGTGGCGTCGGTGTGCAGCGTGCCGATGTGCGTCTCCTTCTCGATGCGCCCGACGAGGTTCCCGAAGGTGGGGTTGCGCTCGACGACGACCGGGGCCCCGCGGGTCGCCGAGTTGTCGTCGACGACGTTGACCATGTAGCGCCGGAAAGGAAGCTCGCGCGCCCACGGAGTGGTCGCGGGTTCGGAGGGACCCTCCGCGGACTCGCCGCCCTCGCTCCCCTTGAAGATCTCGATGTTGTCGAGGATGTCCTTGCGCGCGGCCTGCAGGTACTCGACGACCGGGGGCAGGTCCTTGTTCTTGTCGAGCAGATCGTCGAAGAGCCCGCCCACGACGTGCAGTACGACCCGGGTGTCGAAGTCGCGCAGGCTCGTCTGGGAGGAGCGCTCGATCTCGCGCAGCTCCTTGAAGGCGCGCTTGAGGTACTCCTGGAGCCCGTCGCGGCGCTTGAGCAGCGCGTCGCGCTCGGCGGCGGGCAGCGCGGCGATCTCGGCATCCGAGAGGCGCTTGCCGTCCTTCAGGGGCACCAGCGCCACGCCCATGGGCGTCGGCTGGAGCTCGAAGCCCTGGGTCTCGGCGCGCTCCCCGACCCGCTCCTGCACCTTCTGCTTCTGGCGGTTGTAGGACTTGAGGATCTCGTCGCGCCGGGAGTTGTACTCGTCGTTGTCGAAGATGCGCGGGACGGCCTGCCGTACATGGGCGACGAGGGCCCGCATGTCCTTCTGGAGCCCCTTGCCGCGCCCCGCCGGCAGGGAGAGCCGCTTGGGCTGATAGGAGTCCTCGAAATCGTGCACGTAGCACCAGTCCGGCGGCGTGGGCTGACGCCCGGCGATCTCCTCGAGGAAGGCGCGCACGACGGTCATCTTGCCGACGCCGGGAGGGCCCGCCACGAAGATGTTGAAGCCGGGCTCGCGGATGGCCAGACCGAACTGCATCGCCGAGACGGCGCGCTCCTGCCCGATGATCTCCTCGAGCGGAGTGTGCTTGTCGGTGCTCTTCAGTCCGAACTTGGAGGGGTCGAAGACGCGGCGCAGCTGCGCGGGCTTGAGGGGCTTCATCAGCGCACCACGATGCGGCGGATGGAGTCGCCGACGTTCTCCGCGTGGTTGGCGATCTTGCCGACCATGTGGATGAGGTCGCGCAGGAGGAAGAGCGAGACGACGTCGAGCTGCTTCTCCTGCTCGAAGAGGATCTTGGTGAAGCGCAGCTGGAGCTGGTCGGCCTCCCACTCCTTGACGTGGATGACCTTGAGCATCTCCTCGACCTTCTCAGGGTCGGCGCCCGTCGAGCGCTCGATGTAGTCCTCGACGTCGCGCAGGGACTTCACGGCCTCGTAGACCTTCTCCGTGAGCTCGAGGAGCACGACCTTGAGCTCCTCGGTGAGGGCGGTCTCGCGCACCGACATGAGCTTCGCGATGTCCTCGCACTCGTCGCTGATCCCGTCCTGGGCCTTGATGAGGACGAGCATCTCCGAGCGGTTGACGACGGCGAAGAGGCTCTTGGAGAAGCTGTCGCGGAACTCCTCCTTGATGACGTCCGCGTCGTGCTCGAGCTTCGCGATGCGCTGGGAGATGGTCTTGAGCGCGTCATAATCGCGCTCGACGAAGCGCCGCATGAGTTCTTTGAGGGACTCCATGCAGTCCATCGCCTTGTCCACGTGCTCGAGGACCGGGGCGAACATGGAACGGCCGAACATCCCGCCGATGGATCGGGTCATAGAGGTTCTCCTTATGGGCGCAATGTAAAAATATCCGTTCTTGGAGGGCTTTTCAAGACGCCGGAGGCGCCGGAGGCCTCAGCGGCCGTGACGCCGGTCTTTTCCGGGGCGCTCGGCGCCCCGCCGCTCGTGCCCGGTGCGGCCCGCAGGGAGCTTCGGCTGCTCCCCCGGACCGGTCAGCGACGGCCGCCCCTGCGGCGCGGGGAGCGCCGGACGCTGCGCGGCATCGGCCTCGGTGACCTGGCGACCGCGAGCGCGCACGCGGTCGAAGTAGGCGGCGTAGGCGGCGGCCATCCCGGGATCCGCGAAGAACTGGGCGTTCTCGAAGTTGTTGAACTTCGCGTTCTCGGTCCAGTTGTAGGAGCCGGTCTGGACCATGACCCCGTCGAAGACGACGAACTTGTTGTGCATCGCGCCCTTTTCGGGCACGAGGCCGACCGCGATGCGCACGTCGAAGCCGTTCTTGTAGAACCAGGCCATGTCGAAAAGATGGGAGTACTGGACCGCGTCGAAGACGATGCGCACGCGCACCCCGCGCTGGCGCGCCGCGAGGAGGGCCTCGCGCAGTCGCGCGGAGGTGCAGCTGAACATCGCCACGTCGATGGAGACGCGGGAGGCGGAGATGGCCTCGAGGAGGCGCTCCTCGGTCTCGACGCCGGGGGCGAAGACGTACGCGGGGAGCTTCGCCCCGTTGAAGCTCACGGGGCGCGTCGGGTCGCTCGGCGGCGTCCCTCGCGCGGCGCCGGGCTCCTCGCCGACCGGGCGGCCCAGGCCCCACATCCAGTCGAAGGAGCCCTGGAAGCCGCCGATGCGGTGCGCGTCGGAGGTGTAGGTGACGTTCTCCTGGTGGAGCTTGTCGGCGGCCCGCGACCAGTTCGCGGAGCCGGACCAGACGAGCTTCCCGTCGAGGAGGGCGAACTTGTTGTGCATGAGTCCGTGCTCCTTGCCGCCGCGCAGGACGCGGATGTCGAAGCCCGCGTCGATGAGGCGCTGGAGCTCTTCGGCGCGCGTCTGCCCGGGTTTGGACGGGTACATATGGGTCGCGTCGACGACGATGCGGACCTTCACGCCGCGCTCCTTGGCGCGCAGCACGGCCTCGAGGAGCTCGCGGTGCATCAGCTCGAGCAGCGCGAGCTCCATCGTCTCCTTGGCCGCGTCGAGGGCCTCGATGAGCTTGGCGCTCATGCGGCCGGCGCCTTCGTCGGTGAACTGGGCGGGCGCGAAGCGGTGCCCGTTGAAGACGACGGTCTCGGGCAGGCCCGGGACCGGCGGGGCGTGCTCTCCGGTGCGCGGGCCGTTCTCCTCTCGCACCGTCCCTGCGGCGCTCTGGCCCGCCGCAGGGACCGCGCCGGAGAACGCCGCCGCGGCCTTGTCCGCGGCCCCGTCGAACCGTGCGCTGAGTGCCGCGTGCGCGGCGCCCTCGCGGCCCTCGGAGGCGACGGCCTCCCGGACGGAGGAGACCACCTTGTCCGTGCCCGCCGCGAGGGAGGACTCCTCCGCGAAGGAGGCCGCCGCGCGGACGGGAACGCCCGCGACTCCGGAAACCGACGCGGCCGTCGGGGCGGCGCGCCGGGCGTCGGTGCGCGGGTCGTTCTCCTCTCGCACCGCCCCGTATGCGCTCCCGTGCGCAGACGAAGACTCCGCTCTCACCGTCCCTTCGGCGCTATGGCCCGCCGAAGGGACGGGCGCGGAGCCCAGCGTGGGCAGCCCTCCGACGGCGAGGGCCGACGGCTGCAGCACGGTGCCGGCGCCGCCTGCGCCGGGAACGACGGCGACGGGGGCCACGGCGGGCGCGGAGGCGGAGAGAGGGACCTGGCCCACGACCGTCTGGGCGAAGGCCGGAGCGGACTGCAGGAAAAGGAGCGCGGAGAGGAGGGAGCGCATCATTATAATGAGAGTGTATGCATAGAGTTCAGGCCGCGCAGGGGTCCGTGGACCCACGCGCGGCCTGAAACCTATTACCTATATGCGTTCGTTCTATTTCACGAGCTTCGCGGCATTGATGACGCCGAAGCCCTGCTCGGTCGGCTGAAGACCGGCGACGGGCTCGGCGGCCTTCTTCAGCGCCGCGAGCACGCCGTCATAGCCCTTCGCGCCCCGGGCGACCGCCAGGGCCGCCAGGCCCGCCATGTGCGGCGTGGCCATCGAGGTGCCGGAGTACTTGTCGTAGCCGCCGCCGGGCACCGAGGAGAGCACGTCCACGCCCGGGGCGATGAACTTGACCTCGGGCCCGCGGCTGGAGAAGTACGCGATCTTGTCCTTGGAGTCGAGCGCCGCGATGGCGATCGCGCCGTTGTAGGCCGCCGGATAGTTCACCGAACCGCTGTCGTTGCCGGCCGCGCACATGAGGGCGACCCCGCGCATCTTCGCGTAGGTCACCGCGAGGCGCATGAAGGTGCTGCCCATCGGCGCGCCGAGCGAGAGGTTCGCGACCTGCATGCCGTTGTTGGCCGCCCAGACGAGGCCCTTGATGATGCCGGTCAGCGAGCCGCTGCCCTCGGCGTCGAGCACCTTCACGGCGTAGAGGCGGACCTTCGGCGCGACGCCGACGACGCCCTTGCCGTCGCGCACCGCGCCGATGGTGCCGGAGACGTGGGTGCCGTGGCTGTTGTCGTCCATCGGGGGCTTCTTCGAGTCGACGTAGTTCACGCCGCCGGCGCAGTTGGCCGCGACGTCCGGATGCGTGCAGTCGATGCCCGTGTCGATGACCGCGACCTTCACGCCCGCGCCCTCGGTCGTCGCCCAGGCCTCGGGGGCCTTCACGCGGGCGATGCCCCACGGGATCTCCCCGTCGGTCCCGTCCGTCTTCACGAACGTGGGCAGGGAGGCCATGACCTCGTGGAGCGCAGGCATCGGCGTCGCCTGGAAGCTGGGCATCGTCCCCTTGATCCAGTTCGTCGTGAAGTCCTCTTCCACCAGCAGGACCTTGGGATTCGCCATGAGGCGCATCGCGGAGGGGTGGTACTTCCCGCCGGGAGCCTCGGCGACGACGGCGTTGAAGGCGCCGAGCTCGTCGACCGCCTTCATGCCGTAGCCGCTGAGGATGCCCTCGCGCGCGGCCTTCTCGACGTCTTCCTGGAACGCGACGATGAGCCGCGCCGGAGCCTTGGCTGGATTCGTTTGGGCCTGGGCCGCCGCACCGCAGAGCGCGAGGACGAGAGTGATGAGGATCCGCATGACCGCCTCCTTTTGCTTCTCCGGAAGTTCCCGGTTGCCCGGAAGTCCTCCATACATTGCCCCGAAGACCTACCTCCGTCAGGTGCTAGGAGTCCCGCACGGATTCAGGTCCGAGGGCCTAGGATGTTGCGGTCCCCGCCGGCGATGAAGGCGGGGCCCGCAACGGGCTCGCGGCAAGCGGCGATCGTTCCTTTATTCCTTTATGTAGCAGGCGGGAGGACCACACGCGCTCCTTTCTGAAGCGCCCTCGGGCGCTTCAGAAAGGAGCGCGAAGGGAGAAGAGCCAGCAGGAGTCGTAGCCGGGGCCGTCGAGGACGCGCCGCTCCTCGCGCGTCGCCCAGAGCTCGAGCCCCTGGAGGGAGGTCCCCGCGCCCAGGGAAAGCGCTGCGGACGCGGGAGAGTAGCGGCGCCGGTGGTCGTCGGTGAGGAACTGGGCGCCCGCGGAGAACAGGAGGCGCCCGCCGGAGAGGGCCGCTTCCGCCTCCGCCGCGTAGCGCAGGAACGCCTTCCCCGTGCCGTCCGGCCGCGAGGGGTAGCCCGCGTTCTTGAAGTACCAGCCGAGCGTCAGCGCGGCGCGCAGAGGATAGGCGCCGCTCTTCGCGGCGGCGGCCTCCCCCCCCTTCCCGGGCGCCTGCGCCATGCGCAGGGAGGCGCGCAGGTCCCAGACCCGGAAGCCCGAGCCGCCGCGGTCGAGCGGCAGGGCCTCCTCGCGGTCGACCTGGAGGCGGAACGCCTCGTCCTGCACGGCGGCGCCGAGCAGATAGTCGAGCGAGCTCAGACGCCAGAGCCCGTGGCCGGCGTCCGTGAGGAACAGGGCGTCGCCGAGCCAGGCGGCGCGTCCTTCCGCGAGGGCGTCCTGCAGGGCGAGCTGATAGAGGTTGGCCGCGACGCCGCTGCCGTCGGGGCGCGCGGCGGGTCCCGAGCGGTTCTCGGAGAAGCGTCCCACCCGCAGGAAGCCCGACTGCGGGTGTCCGCTCTTGAAGCTCCCCGGGACGAGCGACTGTCCGAGCAGGGGCTGGAACGGTCCGGCGGCGCGCACGGGCGCCGCGAGGACGAGGGAGAGCGCGAGCGCGCAGAGAAGCCTCTTCACGGCTTGATTCTAGCTGTTAAGTCGACGCTTAGCATCGTGGGCCCCCGGTCCCAGGACGAAGTGGGCGCAATAACTTCCCGCAGAGGACCCAAGGGCCCACAGGGGATTCGGGACTCCGGGTTAGTATAGCGATAAGGATTCCGCACCGACACACGGAGAGATATGAAGAGAACGCTGTCCTCGAAGGTCCTCGCGCTCGCGACGACCCTCGCGCTGCTTGCCGGCACCACGCCGCAGGCTTTCGCGCAGGTCGTCGTCGCCGCGGGCCGGACCGCCGCCGTCCCGGTCGTCACCGGAGCCGCGGGCGTCGTCCGGCCGGTCGCCCTGCCGACGGGCCTCAGCATCGTCGGCGGATCGAACGCCGCGCTCCCCCTCGCCCTCCCGACCCTCGTCGGCCAGAGCGTCCGCGCGCTGCCGACCGCGGCTCCGTCCGCCGTCCCGGTCGCCGCGCAGAGCGCCGCCATCCAGGTTCTGCCCGCCGAGGCCGCGAAGACCGCGCCCGTGCAGGCCGCCGCCGTGAAGGCCGCTCCCGTCGTCGTCGCCCCCGCGGCCCCGGCGGCCGCGGAAGAGCAGGCCGTCGCGCA
The window above is part of the Elusimicrobiota bacterium genome. Proteins encoded here:
- a CDS encoding S8 family peptidase, with product MRILITLVLALCGAAAQAQTNPAKAPARLIVAFQEDVEKAAREGILSGYGMKAVDELGAFNAVVAEAPGGKYHPSAMRLMANPKVLLVEEDFTTNWIKGTMPSFQATPMPALHEVMASLPTFVKTDGTDGEIPWGIARVKAPEAWATTEGAGVKVAVIDTGIDCTHPDVAANCAGGVNYVDSKKPPMDDNSHGTHVSGTIGAVRDGKGVVGVAPKVRLYAVKVLDAEGSGSLTGIIKGLVWAANNGMQVANLSLGAPMGSTFMRLAVTYAKMRGVALMCAAGNDSGSVNYPAAYNGAIAIAALDSKDKIAYFSSRGPEVKFIAPGVDVLSSVPGGGYDKYSGTSMATPHMAGLAALAVARGAKGYDGVLAALKKAAEPVAGLQPTEQGFGVINAAKLVK
- a CDS encoding thioredoxin family protein, whose amino-acid sequence is MRRTLLAALLLAPAAAGATGVLGTYSSALFSSQQGKDGYTVIQFHSEDCSVCPRQETMLDRLARDPAWQNVLFLQARYEKEEELRRTYGVDALSTLLFFRGKRLIGRSAGLYTDEELRSFFLRSQRQDRGRPKSRPERRFLPRR
- a CDS encoding AAA family ATPase, coding for MKPLKPAQLRRVFDPSKFGLKSTDKHTPLEEIIGQERAVSAMQFGLAIREPGFNIFVAGPPGVGKMTVVRAFLEEIAGRQPTPPDWCYVHDFEDSYQPKRLSLPAGRGKGLQKDMRALVAHVRQAVPRIFDNDEYNSRRDEILKSYNRQKQKVQERVGERAETQGFELQPTPMGVALVPLKDGKRLSDAEIAALPAAERDALLKRRDGLQEYLKRAFKELREIERSSQTSLRDFDTRVVLHVVGGLFDDLLDKNKDLPPVVEYLQAARKDILDNIEIFKGSEGGESAEGPSEPATTPWARELPFRRYMVNVVDDNSATRGAPVVVERNPTFGNLVGRIEKETHIGTLHTDATLIKGGALHQANGGYLVLPVEDVLKNTMSWDALKRALRTGEVEIEDLSDRLGYVSTKSLRPQPIPLDVKVVLVGQSSFFSLLHSYDEEFSELFKVKADFDVWMDATDANVGKFASYLGTLCRRDKLRHLEPGAVAKLLEQAARLAEDQSKLSIYFGSLADVVREANHWAARDKKELIGAAHVQRAVEEQVYRSNLIETHLREMIARGTLLMSVRGEAVGQVNGLAVIGYGDRSFGRPSRITATVGPGREGILNIEREVELSGPIHSKGVLILAGCLQNRFGQTHPVSLTARLAFEQSYDGIDGDSASSTEFYALLSALSGIPLRQGIAVTGSVNQLGQVQAIGGVNEKIEGFFDVCKVLGLDGSQGVMVPESNLRSLMLREDIVSASRAGKFHVWTVSTVEQGIEVLTGKPAGVRGKDGSFPKGSVYALVEERLKSHAEALREVPNAAATPAAKAPKPAVRKVPGKKPRR
- a CDS encoding phosphatidylserine/phosphatidylglycerophosphate/cardiolipin synthase family protein; this translates as MMRSLLSALLFLQSAPAFAQTVVGQVPLSASAPAVAPVAVVPGAGGAGTVLQPSALAVGGLPTLGSAPVPSAGHSAEGTVRAESSSAHGSAYGAVREENDPRTDARRAAPTAASVSGVAGVPVRAAASFAEESSLAAGTDKVVSSVREAVASEGREGAAHAALSARFDGAADKAAAAFSGAVPAAGQSAAGTVREENGPRTGEHAPPVPGLPETVVFNGHRFAPAQFTDEGAGRMSAKLIEALDAAKETMELALLELMHRELLEAVLRAKERGVKVRIVVDATHMYPSKPGQTRAEELQRLIDAGFDIRVLRGGKEHGLMHNKFALLDGKLVWSGSANWSRAADKLHQENVTYTSDAHRIGGFQGSFDWMWGLGRPVGEEPGAARGTPPSDPTRPVSFNGAKLPAYVFAPGVETEERLLEAISASRVSIDVAMFSCTSARLREALLAARQRGVRVRIVFDAVQYSHLFDMAWFYKNGFDVRIAVGLVPEKGAMHNKFVVFDGVMVQTGSYNWTENAKFNNFENAQFFADPGMAAAYAAYFDRVRARGRQVTEADAAQRPALPAPQGRPSLTGPGEQPKLPAGRTGHERRGAERPGKDRRHGR
- a CDS encoding TIGR00153 family protein, yielding MTRSIGGMFGRSMFAPVLEHVDKAMDCMESLKELMRRFVERDYDALKTISQRIAKLEHDADVIKEEFRDSFSKSLFAVVNRSEMLVLIKAQDGISDECEDIAKLMSVRETALTEELKVVLLELTEKVYEAVKSLRDVEDYIERSTGADPEKVEEMLKVIHVKEWEADQLQLRFTKILFEQEKQLDVVSLFLLRDLIHMVGKIANHAENVGDSIRRIVVR